In one Zobellia galactanivorans genomic region, the following are encoded:
- a CDS encoding YHYH protein, giving the protein MKQIIVMALSGVFLIFSGNSCSSDESSGLTTNDEGTRTVDPTLFLADGLAEPITTVEKTLSDGTVATCYKITTTSTPTEHQMGPWCPTHISDGADKGGKWFENGELYDVDGAFIENMADFYSDATWKMYDENGNIYVTNSLEDCQNAANPNVGEEYENFCVECLPSYVTDITLTYYIPVTPVKLDSPDYISDGIPGGGGDVPPTDGPPPGDAPMGGGDGSVIGLAFNGVNFDPPAPTSAILGAYTLAPMDDNGGHVNPNTGYHYHAATGMTTKIAQDDGHSAMIGYAIDGFPMFERLDDSGNEPTDLDDCRGHTDDTRGYHYHVAAAGTNSFIGCFAGAQGSFEIN; this is encoded by the coding sequence ATGAAACAAATTATAGTAATGGCACTTTCCGGTGTATTTCTAATTTTTTCGGGCAACAGCTGCAGTTCCGACGAAAGCTCCGGTCTTACGACAAACGATGAAGGCACTCGTACGGTAGATCCGACCCTATTTTTGGCGGATGGTCTAGCAGAACCCATTACCACCGTAGAAAAAACACTTTCCGATGGTACAGTGGCCACCTGCTATAAAATTACTACGACCTCTACCCCCACCGAACACCAAATGGGCCCTTGGTGCCCTACCCATATTTCCGATGGTGCCGACAAAGGGGGTAAGTGGTTTGAAAATGGTGAACTCTACGATGTAGATGGGGCCTTTATTGAAAACATGGCCGATTTCTATTCCGATGCCACTTGGAAAATGTACGATGAAAACGGAAACATCTATGTCACCAATTCATTGGAAGACTGCCAGAACGCCGCCAATCCGAACGTGGGTGAAGAATATGAGAATTTCTGTGTGGAATGTCTGCCTTCTTATGTTACCGATATTACGTTGACTTATTATATCCCCGTTACTCCCGTAAAACTAGATTCCCCCGATTATATTTCGGATGGGATTCCCGGAGGCGGCGGCGATGTACCTCCTACAGATGGGCCTCCACCAGGAGACGCTCCCATGGGAGGTGGCGACGGCTCGGTTATCGGCTTGGCTTTTAACGGAGTAAACTTTGATCCACCGGCACCGACCTCAGCCATTCTCGGCGCCTACACATTGGCCCCGATGGATGATAACGGAGGACACGTAAACCCAAACACCGGCTATCATTACCATGCCGCCACCGGTATGACCACTAAAATAGCCCAAGACGACGGACACTCGGCTATGATCGGATATGCCATAGACGGTTTCCCCATGTTCGAACGTTTGGACGATAGCGGTAACGAGCCAACGGATTTAGACGATTGTCGCGGTCACACTGACGACACCCGTGGCTATCACTACCATGTAGCCGCCGCAGGGACCAATAGCTTTATTGGCTGTTTTGCAGGTGCTCAAGGCTCCTTTGAAATAAATTAG
- a CDS encoding EF-hand domain-containing protein, with amino-acid sequence MKKNVIHNTLALSIFMLMTATVSFAQEKKGQEPPSATEILKQMDKDEDGKLSKEEVKGPLKNDFSKIDTDEDGYLSLDELKKAPKPQRRKKQ; translated from the coding sequence ATGAAAAAAAATGTAATACACAACACACTGGCGCTTTCCATATTTATGTTGATGACCGCCACAGTATCATTCGCTCAAGAAAAAAAAGGACAAGAACCGCCATCGGCCACTGAAATATTAAAACAGATGGACAAGGATGAAGATGGAAAACTTTCCAAAGAAGAAGTAAAAGGCCCTTTAAAGAACGACTTTTCAAAAATAGACACGGACGAAGACGGCTACCTTTCACTTGATGAACTAAAGAAGGCCCCTAAGCCCCAAAGAAGAAAAAAGCAATAA
- a CDS encoding sensor histidine kinase → MKQAHRFLFHAILWLAVWLIAWLLIGDDSSFLEKNASSFIMQVLLIGTLIYYTAPRLLFRKKYIAFGVVSIVAIIVCSFAVTEIVRLIDGVPGPPMGGPPPGRPHMAPPQVLIQFLVLSVAYVLATFVETFLLAQKKEEETIRNKNAGLQMELKFLKSQINPHFLFNALNNIYALSVIDSNRTQESISTLSEMLRYVLYECDRPLVPIGKEISYIENYLALFALKSSKPFPITTHFDIQNSTVSIAPMLLIPFVENALKHGNIERIEGSFLEIRVSCDKRKIDFFIANSIPKNAITKDVVGGIGLENVKKRLEILYPEKHRLQIEPKAETYTVNLTIDLDEND, encoded by the coding sequence ATGAAACAAGCACATCGTTTTCTTTTTCACGCTATTTTATGGCTTGCCGTTTGGTTGATAGCTTGGTTGCTGATAGGTGATGATTCTTCATTTTTAGAGAAAAATGCATCTTCTTTTATCATGCAGGTATTGTTAATAGGTACTCTGATCTATTATACCGCCCCCCGTCTATTGTTCAGGAAAAAGTATATTGCCTTCGGAGTGGTCTCCATAGTGGCCATCATAGTATGTTCCTTTGCCGTCACCGAGATAGTCCGGCTCATCGATGGGGTGCCGGGACCTCCTATGGGAGGGCCTCCGCCCGGTAGGCCCCATATGGCACCGCCCCAAGTTCTGATTCAATTTCTGGTCCTTTCGGTGGCCTATGTATTGGCTACCTTTGTCGAAACCTTTTTGTTGGCCCAAAAGAAAGAGGAAGAGACCATTCGGAATAAGAATGCCGGCCTACAGATGGAGCTGAAATTCTTGAAATCTCAGATAAACCCACATTTTTTGTTCAATGCCTTGAACAATATCTATGCCCTTTCGGTTATAGATTCAAACCGCACCCAAGAGAGTATCAGTACCTTATCTGAAATGCTCAGGTATGTGTTGTACGAATGCGATAGGCCATTAGTGCCTATTGGTAAAGAGATATCGTATATTGAGAATTATTTGGCGCTTTTTGCCCTGAAGAGTAGTAAGCCCTTTCCGATTACGACGCATTTTGACATCCAAAACTCGACGGTTTCCATTGCGCCTATGCTCTTGATCCCTTTTGTAGAGAATGCTTTGAAGCATGGCAATATAGAAAGGATAGAGGGTTCGTTTTTAGAGATCCGGGTTTCGTGCGATAAGCGTAAAATAGATTTTTTTATAGCGAATAGTATCCCGAAAAACGCCATAACGAAAGATGTCGTGGGAGGAATAGGTCTTGAAAATGTGAAGAAGAGGCTTGAAATACTTTATCCTGAAAAACATCGATTGCAAATAGAGCCAAAAGCGGAAACATATACGGTTAACCTAACTATTGATTTGGATGAAAACGATTAA
- a CDS encoding LytR/AlgR family response regulator transcription factor, whose amino-acid sequence MKTIKCLVIDDEELARGLLKTYIGRLGFLQFVDEMANPLDALGLMKDEKIDLLFLDIQMPEIKGTDFVKLIPDGVQVIFTTAYSEYALQGYELNVVDYLLKPITFERFLLAVNKVKAKIEDSGKTGEMLSDSLTVKSGYDLHKVKYDDLLYIESDSEYVNFYLEDKKLMSLQSLKKLTELLPSDRFMRVHRSYIVNKTKVTTLKGRDIFIGKTEIPVSAQYFEAVKKELFE is encoded by the coding sequence ATGAAAACGATTAAATGTCTTGTTATCGATGACGAAGAGCTGGCCAGGGGGTTGCTCAAAACATATATCGGGAGATTGGGTTTTTTGCAGTTTGTAGATGAAATGGCCAATCCGTTGGATGCATTGGGCCTTATGAAAGATGAGAAAATCGATTTACTTTTTTTGGATATCCAGATGCCCGAAATCAAGGGGACCGATTTTGTAAAACTGATTCCCGATGGGGTTCAGGTTATATTTACCACGGCCTATTCAGAATATGCCCTTCAAGGCTATGAACTCAATGTTGTCGATTACCTGTTGAAACCCATCACGTTTGAACGTTTTTTGCTTGCGGTCAATAAGGTGAAGGCGAAAATAGAGGATTCGGGGAAGACCGGTGAAATGCTTTCAGATAGTCTTACGGTAAAATCGGGCTACGATTTGCATAAGGTCAAATATGACGACCTCCTATATATAGAAAGTGATAGCGAGTATGTCAATTTTTATCTAGAGGACAAAAAACTTATGAGCTTGCAGTCGTTAAAAAAACTGACGGAACTTTTGCCCAGTGATCGCTTTATGCGTGTGCATCGCTCGTATATCGTGAATAAAACAAAGGTAACGACCTTAAAGGGGCGCGATATTTTTATAGGAAAAACCGAAATACCTGTCAGTGCGCAATATTTTGAGGCCGTGAAAAAGGAGCTTTTCGAGTAA
- a CDS encoding BCCT family transporter, with translation MRHLKNPLLALPIGFLVLFTFVVFFATEKSYEFIELTSIWVRNYFGFFYLYLGLGCVLFLIIIALSPIGNIKLGKKESSPEYSLWSWTAMLYSAGMGSGILLRAVQEPVFMQQHPPFASHLTPEILALEFTFYQWGLTAWAFYGLFAMVVGYALFVRKKKVRVSSTIEDSISSPLAKKGIDIMTIITTVFGLIAAIGLGTTQINGGLNHIFDYDFGIGTTLLLAILISAIAFYSAWQGVNKGIKAISRINILITTLLLLFVFLMSDMSAILTAFGKASLNYLIDFVPMSLAYGSYHPGMTFLTDWTFYYWAFWLAWAPFTGIFIARISKGRTLRQLLLGVLIIPSFGTFFWFSVFGTSAFGLIEDWGQYQNEFGHVFSSIFVFFENYPMATLLNFTTILLLVGFLVTSVDSAVFVLSMFTDRGKKNPKKKHRLIWSACILLATLALILLGNAKPDIDVLTAVQKLLIITSLPFALFMVYMAGAFVWEVSRKQKSIN, from the coding sequence ATGCGCCATCTAAAAAATCCGTTGCTTGCCCTCCCCATAGGTTTTCTTGTCCTTTTTACCTTCGTTGTTTTTTTTGCCACGGAAAAGAGTTACGAGTTTATTGAACTGACCTCTATTTGGGTGCGGAACTATTTTGGTTTTTTCTACCTGTATTTAGGCTTGGGCTGTGTGCTCTTTCTTATTATTATCGCCCTTTCCCCCATCGGAAATATTAAGCTCGGAAAAAAAGAGTCCTCTCCCGAATACTCTCTTTGGTCGTGGACGGCAATGTTGTACAGTGCGGGCATGGGCTCGGGCATTTTATTACGTGCCGTTCAGGAACCCGTATTTATGCAGCAACACCCGCCCTTCGCTTCGCATTTGACGCCCGAAATCCTGGCCTTGGAATTCACCTTCTATCAATGGGGACTCACGGCATGGGCGTTTTATGGACTTTTTGCCATGGTAGTCGGTTATGCCCTTTTCGTACGCAAAAAGAAAGTCAGGGTAAGTTCGACCATTGAAGATTCCATTTCAAGCCCTTTGGCCAAAAAGGGAATCGATATCATGACTATCATTACCACGGTATTCGGACTCATTGCCGCTATTGGCTTGGGCACTACACAAATAAACGGAGGTCTCAACCATATCTTTGATTACGATTTCGGGATAGGCACCACATTACTTTTGGCCATCTTAATCTCGGCAATTGCTTTCTATTCGGCATGGCAGGGTGTGAACAAAGGCATCAAAGCCATTTCTAGAATCAACATTCTCATCACTACCCTCTTACTGTTGTTCGTATTCCTTATGAGTGATATGAGCGCAATATTGACCGCTTTTGGCAAGGCAAGCCTTAACTACCTGATCGACTTCGTTCCCATGAGCCTGGCCTACGGAAGCTATCACCCCGGCATGACCTTCTTGACCGATTGGACTTTTTATTATTGGGCCTTTTGGCTGGCATGGGCACCCTTTACGGGTATTTTTATCGCCAGGATTTCAAAGGGGCGCACCTTGAGACAATTGCTTCTTGGGGTCTTGATCATACCGTCGTTCGGAACGTTTTTTTGGTTTTCCGTTTTTGGTACCTCGGCATTCGGACTCATAGAGGACTGGGGCCAATACCAAAATGAATTTGGCCATGTGTTCTCTTCCATTTTCGTGTTTTTCGAAAATTACCCCATGGCCACCCTTTTGAACTTTACTACCATTTTGCTACTTGTGGGCTTTTTGGTCACCTCGGTCGACAGCGCGGTATTCGTATTGAGCATGTTTACCGACAGGGGCAAGAAAAACCCAAAGAAGAAACATAGGTTGATTTGGTCGGCCTGTATCCTTTTGGCAACCCTGGCCCTTATCCTTTTGGGCAATGCCAAGCCCGACATTGATGTCCTTACGGCCGTCCAGAAGCTTCTGATCATTACCTCCTTGCCCTTTGCCCTCTTTATGGTCTATATGGCCGGGGCATTTGTATGGGAGGTTTCCCGAAAACAGAAGTCCATTAATTAA
- a CDS encoding SDR family oxidoreductase, protein MKILLTGANGYIGMRLLPQLLEMGHEVVCTVRDETRFSIDKEIRAQIQVLEIDFLKEVDLSIIPKDIDAAYFLIHSMSSSVQDFDALEAQTAENFNTYLSHTQVKQVIYLSGIVNEENLSKHLRSRKNVEQILYKGNFQLTVLRAGIIVGSGSSSFEIIRDLCEKLPVMITPKWVLTKTQPIAIRDILTFLTGVLGNEKTYNDSFDIAGPDVLTYKQMLEQYAEARGFKNYIITVPIMTPKLSSYWLYFVTSTSYKLALNLVDSMKIEVIAKDKRLQELLHIKPHTYKEAIALAFKKIEQNLVVSSWKDSMVSGRFKKNLGKYIQVPKYGVLKDEKKIRVDDPEQVLRNIWKIGGETGWYYGNWLWKIRGIIDKFSGGVGLRRGRTHPDKIFAGDSLDFWRVLLADKKAKRLLLFAEMKLPGEAWLEFKIDEHNILHQTATFRPRGLKGRLYWYSIIPFHFFIFGGMIRNIAKAKPSP, encoded by the coding sequence ATGAAAATACTCTTGACAGGCGCCAACGGCTATATTGGCATGCGACTATTGCCCCAATTACTAGAAATGGGCCATGAGGTAGTGTGCACGGTACGTGACGAAACAAGATTTTCGATAGACAAAGAAATACGGGCACAGATCCAGGTGCTTGAAATCGATTTTCTAAAGGAAGTTGATCTTTCGATCATTCCAAAAGACATAGACGCGGCCTATTTTCTGATCCATTCCATGAGTTCGTCCGTACAGGATTTCGATGCCTTGGAAGCGCAGACCGCCGAAAACTTCAATACCTACCTCAGCCATACCCAGGTCAAACAGGTAATCTACTTAAGTGGAATCGTCAATGAAGAGAACCTGAGCAAACACCTACGGTCCCGAAAAAATGTGGAGCAGATTTTATACAAGGGCAATTTTCAGCTTACGGTATTACGTGCGGGCATTATTGTGGGATCAGGCAGTTCTTCCTTCGAGATCATTCGCGACCTATGTGAAAAACTCCCTGTAATGATTACCCCAAAATGGGTCTTGACCAAAACCCAGCCCATTGCCATTAGGGACATCTTGACATTTTTGACCGGTGTTTTGGGCAATGAGAAAACCTATAACGATTCTTTTGATATTGCCGGCCCCGATGTACTGACCTATAAACAAATGTTGGAGCAGTACGCCGAGGCCCGCGGATTTAAGAATTACATTATTACGGTTCCGATCATGACCCCTAAATTGTCGAGCTATTGGCTGTACTTTGTAACCTCTACCTCTTACAAATTAGCCCTAAACCTTGTCGACAGCATGAAAATAGAGGTCATTGCCAAAGACAAGAGACTGCAAGAATTATTGCATATAAAACCACACACTTATAAAGAAGCCATTGCCCTCGCCTTTAAAAAAATCGAGCAAAATCTCGTAGTTAGCAGCTGGAAGGACAGCATGGTAAGCGGGCGCTTTAAAAAGAACCTGGGGAAATACATACAGGTTCCCAAGTATGGCGTTCTTAAAGATGAAAAAAAAATCAGGGTAGACGACCCGGAACAGGTCTTGCGCAACATCTGGAAAATTGGCGGGGAAACCGGGTGGTACTACGGGAATTGGCTGTGGAAGATTCGTGGAATCATCGATAAATTTTCGGGAGGTGTCGGTCTACGCCGCGGGCGAACGCATCCCGACAAAATTTTCGCTGGCGACTCGCTTGATTTTTGGCGCGTTCTTCTCGCCGATAAAAAAGCAAAACGCCTATTGCTCTTTGCAGAAATGAAGTTACCTGGCGAAGCGTGGCTCGAATTTAAGATCGACGAACACAATATACTGCACCAAACGGCCACATTTCGCCCGCGCGGTCTTAAGGGCCGGCTCTATTGGTACAGTATTATCCCTTTTCATTTCTTTATTTTCGGAGGCATGATCCGTAACATAGCCAAGGCCAAGCCATCGCCCTAA
- the argS gene encoding arginine--tRNA ligase has protein sequence MGIQAILEAKVKEAIAAIFNVELPSVEFQPTRKDFEGDVTIVVFPMLRFVKGNPVQIGEQIGAYLEKEVAEVTGFNVIKGFLNLVIGDGYYLDFFNGVKNDAAYGFVSPSENDAIMVEYSSPNTNKPLHLGHIRNNLLGYSVAEILKASGKKVYKTQIINDRGIHICKSMLAWQRFGNGETPESTGLKGDKLVGNYYVAFDKAYKAEIAEMVANGTDKKVAEKEAPILLEAQEMLQKWEAGDEGVVALWKEMNAWVYKGFDVTYKNLGVDFDTLYYESNTYLLGKDVVAEGLEKGVFFRKEDGSVWIDLTDEGLDEKIVLRSDGTAVYMTQDIGTAIQRVKDYPDVGGMVYTVGNEQDYHFKVLFLILKKLGFSWSENLHHLSYGMVDLPSGKMKSREGTVVDADDLMDDMTNTAAQISEELGKLEGYSEEEKNSLYKLIGLGALKYYILKVDPKKRILFDPEESVDFQGNTGPFIQYTYARIQSILRKADFDTNVDVAMGDIDGLHNKEKELIKQLQLYPETVQLAAENYSPALIANYTYDLVKEFNSFYQQVSILGETDAQKKLLRVQLSKKVSEVIASAFGLLGIDVPERM, from the coding sequence ATGGGTATTCAAGCAATTTTAGAAGCCAAGGTTAAAGAGGCAATAGCAGCTATTTTCAATGTGGAGCTGCCATCAGTGGAATTTCAACCGACCCGAAAGGACTTTGAAGGTGATGTAACGATTGTTGTATTTCCCATGCTTCGTTTTGTTAAGGGGAATCCGGTACAGATAGGAGAGCAGATAGGGGCCTATTTGGAAAAGGAAGTAGCCGAGGTTACCGGATTTAACGTTATCAAAGGTTTTTTGAACCTCGTAATCGGTGATGGGTATTATCTTGATTTTTTCAATGGGGTCAAGAACGATGCCGCTTACGGATTTGTTTCTCCCTCGGAGAACGATGCCATAATGGTAGAGTACTCTTCCCCCAATACCAATAAACCCTTGCATTTAGGGCATATTAGAAATAACCTCTTAGGATATTCCGTTGCCGAGATTTTAAAGGCTTCCGGTAAGAAAGTATATAAGACCCAGATCATTAATGACCGAGGTATCCATATCTGTAAGAGTATGTTGGCCTGGCAGCGTTTTGGCAATGGGGAAACGCCAGAAAGTACCGGCTTGAAAGGTGATAAGCTCGTTGGGAACTATTATGTGGCCTTCGACAAGGCGTATAAAGCGGAAATAGCCGAAATGGTTGCCAATGGAACCGATAAGAAGGTGGCCGAGAAAGAAGCCCCCATTCTTTTGGAAGCCCAAGAAATGCTTCAGAAATGGGAGGCCGGCGATGAAGGGGTGGTTGCCCTTTGGAAAGAAATGAACGCTTGGGTTTACAAAGGTTTTGATGTCACTTATAAAAACCTTGGGGTAGATTTTGATACCCTATACTATGAAAGTAATACCTACTTGTTAGGGAAGGATGTAGTGGCCGAAGGCCTTGAAAAGGGCGTTTTTTTTAGAAAGGAAGACGGTAGCGTTTGGATCGATCTTACGGATGAAGGCCTTGATGAAAAAATAGTGCTTCGTTCCGATGGAACGGCAGTTTATATGACCCAAGATATTGGTACGGCCATACAAAGGGTAAAAGATTATCCAGACGTAGGCGGTATGGTGTATACCGTGGGTAATGAGCAAGATTATCACTTTAAGGTGCTGTTCTTGATTTTGAAAAAACTTGGCTTTTCTTGGTCTGAAAACCTGCACCATTTGAGCTATGGAATGGTCGATTTGCCCAGCGGTAAAATGAAGAGTAGGGAGGGAACCGTAGTCGACGCCGATGACCTTATGGACGATATGACCAATACTGCCGCCCAAATTTCAGAAGAATTGGGCAAGTTGGAAGGTTATTCCGAAGAAGAGAAAAACTCATTGTACAAATTGATAGGTCTCGGTGCCCTAAAATACTATATCTTAAAAGTAGATCCTAAAAAACGGATCCTTTTCGACCCCGAAGAGTCGGTCGATTTTCAAGGGAATACCGGTCCGTTTATCCAATATACCTATGCCCGTATCCAGTCGATTTTAAGAAAGGCCGATTTTGATACCAATGTCGATGTGGCCATGGGGGATATCGATGGATTGCACAACAAGGAGAAAGAACTTATTAAACAGTTGCAACTCTATCCGGAAACCGTTCAATTGGCAGCGGAAAACTATAGTCCCGCCTTGATTGCCAACTATACCTACGACTTGGTAAAGGAATTTAATTCTTTCTACCAACAGGTTTCGATCTTGGGCGAAACCGATGCCCAGAAAAAATTGTTACGGGTACAGCTCTCAAAGAAAGTCAGTGAAGTTATCGCTTCGGCTTTCGGTCTTTTGGGCATAGACGTTCCGGAGCGAATGTAA
- a CDS encoding zinc-dependent peptidase, which produces MVTEHDIKILALFFLCVQALYILYYTIGLYHLNPFIKKKPLSPSEQQLLADNFPIYTKLPIDLREKCDKRIVWFRSRKRFVFYGKVERRKELKLLLSASAVLMTLGLKNYKMMRSLLRIVVYPSKYYSRINRKHHLGEYNPRFKTVIFSADTIWEGFRISDDNVNLALHEFAHALSFEMIRKNSWEARKFRVGLKKIKELFLREGYAQRLADSKYFREYGMTNLQEFFSVAVENYAETPQIFLAEFPELYAVIQKMLGFDFQVFPEHRSGVAMGT; this is translated from the coding sequence ATGGTTACAGAGCATGATATCAAGATTTTGGCCTTGTTCTTTTTGTGTGTCCAAGCGCTGTATATCCTCTATTATACGATTGGACTTTATCACCTAAATCCCTTTATAAAAAAAAAGCCGCTTTCGCCCTCGGAGCAACAACTGCTTGCCGATAATTTTCCTATTTATACCAAGTTGCCCATAGATTTAAGGGAAAAGTGCGATAAACGCATCGTATGGTTCAGAAGTAGAAAAAGATTTGTTTTTTATGGAAAGGTCGAAAGGAGGAAAGAACTTAAATTGCTTTTAAGTGCCTCTGCCGTATTAATGACCTTGGGGTTGAAGAACTACAAAATGATGCGTTCGCTGTTGCGGATCGTTGTTTATCCTTCCAAATATTATTCCCGTATAAACCGAAAGCACCATCTGGGGGAGTACAACCCCCGTTTTAAGACCGTTATTTTTTCTGCCGATACGATTTGGGAAGGTTTTCGCATTTCCGATGACAATGTAAATTTGGCCTTGCATGAATTTGCCCATGCCCTCAGCTTTGAAATGATTCGAAAGAATTCGTGGGAGGCCCGTAAGTTTAGGGTGGGACTCAAAAAGATTAAGGAGCTTTTTCTAAGGGAAGGCTATGCCCAAAGGCTGGCCGATTCAAAATATTTTAGGGAGTATGGTATGACCAATCTACAGGAATTTTTTTCCGTAGCCGTAGAGAACTATGCCGAAACGCCCCAAATATTCTTGGCCGAGTTTCCCGAATTGTACGCCGTTATCCAAAAAATGTTGGGCTTCGACTTTCAGGTGTTTCCAGAACATCGTTCAGGGGTGGCCATGGGTACGTGA
- a CDS encoding serine/threonine dehydratase produces the protein MPTIEDIKKAKIRIHGLVHETPIFSSSLLNNWLGHEIYFKAECLQKIGAFKARGACNTLAWLVENKERPEHVIANSSGNHSQAVAWAARQFNIPATIYMPAYASKIKIQATQSYGAHVELCKDRNMADALVIAASKEKGAYWIPPYNHHQVIAGQGTAICEAIEQVDNLDAVFAPCGGGGLLSGTLIATHALSPKTQVIGVEPLNANDAAQSLRTNRIQKLSSTPDTLADGAMTMAVGDITFEYLKLLDALYEVEEPKLIYWTQWLTHLLKLHVEPTSAMAMAGVVEWLKHSTSKKRVMVILSGGNIDPSKQNKIWNTDHLDSRPCLEP, from the coding sequence ATGCCTACCATTGAAGACATCAAAAAAGCCAAGATACGCATCCACGGCCTTGTACACGAAACACCGATTTTCAGTTCTTCCCTTCTAAACAATTGGCTCGGACATGAAATCTATTTTAAGGCGGAATGCCTCCAGAAAATAGGAGCCTTTAAAGCCAGGGGCGCCTGCAATACATTGGCTTGGCTCGTTGAAAACAAAGAGAGGCCCGAACATGTTATTGCGAATAGTTCGGGCAACCACTCGCAGGCCGTGGCATGGGCCGCCCGACAGTTCAACATTCCGGCCACCATCTATATGCCGGCCTACGCCTCTAAAATAAAAATACAGGCCACCCAATCGTACGGAGCCCATGTTGAACTATGCAAAGACAGAAATATGGCCGATGCCCTTGTCATTGCAGCTTCCAAAGAAAAAGGAGCCTATTGGATCCCCCCGTACAACCATCATCAAGTAATAGCCGGCCAAGGCACCGCCATTTGTGAGGCCATCGAACAAGTCGATAATCTTGACGCCGTTTTTGCGCCCTGTGGCGGAGGGGGACTTTTATCGGGTACGCTTATCGCAACCCATGCCCTATCGCCCAAAACCCAAGTTATCGGAGTTGAACCTTTAAACGCCAACGATGCGGCGCAATCGTTACGCACCAACCGTATTCAAAAATTAAGTTCAACGCCCGACACCCTAGCCGATGGCGCCATGACCATGGCCGTAGGCGATATTACCTTCGAGTACCTCAAATTGCTCGATGCCCTTTACGAAGTCGAAGAACCAAAGTTGATATACTGGACCCAATGGCTGACCCATTTATTGAAATTGCATGTTGAACCTACCAGTGCCATGGCCATGGCAGGGGTGGTCGAATGGCTAAAACACAGCACATCGAAAAAACGCGTAATGGTAATCTTGTCCGGTGGAAATATCGACCCTAGCAAGCAAAATAAAATTTGGAACACCGATCATTTAGATTCTAGGCCGTGTTTGGAACCCTAG